The following proteins come from a genomic window of Triticum aestivum cultivar Chinese Spring chromosome 6A, IWGSC CS RefSeq v2.1, whole genome shotgun sequence:
- the LOC123131847 gene encoding uncharacterized protein, producing the protein MEPPAPGSEPPVEEDRIHEPASNSNSNASSPGAAAPPPPPATPLHLEQAGGGADGSSPATVADPWKGKGIADTPSPPSSASSSSSSSSLDFGAAFGGEVGESSKMGGRKARVRWSRPVVAETREVPNAAAHPLDLDPKLVARQRFIERLIEARAAVDKEEPFDPNTVFEQMVIEQLIQEQAAGEEANRRREQQAAVDKENRRREQQAAVDEGTRRWEQQYNSLRAEEAMYQKEQEKVVVKVRPKQDKLPQVKGKSLWSRVKNKIFCGKVREICSEHVKHQTHPITEVRRYHRLASDEANHLDAYSEYRSVIGDGECFYRSFIFSYLEQVINRQDTHEEQRLLDVVQRLSTQHANLRWNSEFSRSSRAFKDLIKKVMRWKKHGRRNSMESTSSNRKEKLLEFFSKYDTTLDIFIFLRLVVAIEICSHEEVYEPLIPGLRGNYSLEDWCIRRVTPARRFTDHVMMVALATALEVPLTVERVRGGHDPDIYTVPGVLRPRVTLLYSGDHYGIIYPRAPPAENSSHQTS; encoded by the exons ATGGAGCCACCCGCACCCGGTTCAGAGCCACCGGTCGAGGAGGACCGCATCCACGAACCggcctccaactccaactccaacgcCTCCTCCCCGGGCGCTGCTGCGCCGCCACCTCCCCCCGCGACGCCCCTCCACCTCGAGCAGGCCGGAGGCGGCGCCGATGGGTCGAGCCCCGCCACGGTGGCCGACCCCTGGAAGGGCAAGGGGATCGCCGACACTCCTTCTCCTCCGAGCTccgcgagcagcagcagcagcagcagctccctCGACTTCGGCGCGGCCTTCGGAGGCGAGGTCGGGGAGTCGAGCAAGATGGGCGGCAGAAAGGCGCGGGTGAGGTGGAGCCGCCCCGTGGTGGCGGAGACGAGGGAGGTCCCCAACGCGGCGGCGCATCCGTTGGACTTGGACCCCAAGCTGGTCGCCAGGCAGCGGTTTATCGAGCGGCTGATTGAAGCGCGGGCGGCCGTCGACAAGGAGGAGCCGTTCGACCCCAACACGGTGTTCGAGCAGATGGTGATCGAGCAGCTGATTCAAGAGCAggcggccggcgaggaggcgaACAGGCGACGGGAACAGCAGGCGGCCGTCGACAAGGAGAACAGGCGACGGGAACAGCAGGCGGCCGTCGACGAGGGGACCAGGCGATGGGAACAGCAG TACAACTCGTTGCGCGCGGAAGAGGCGATGTACCAGAAGGAACAG GAGAAGGTTGTGGTAAAGGTGAGGCCCAAGCAGGACAAACTACCGCAAGTAAAGGGGAAATCGTTGTGGAGTCGGGTCAAGAACAAG ATTTTTTGTGGAAAAGTAAGGGAAATATGTTCGGAACATGTGAAGCACCAG ACACATCCCATCACTGAAGTCAGAAGATATCATAGGCTTGCTTCTGACGAGGCGAACCATCTTGATGCCTATTCGGAATATCGATCGGTTATTGGAGATGGGGAGTGTTTCTACAGGAGCTTCATATTTTCATACCTT GAGCAAGTTATTAATAGGCAGGACACACATGAGGAACAGCGTCTCCTTGATGTTGTTCAAAGACTGTCTACGCAACATGCAAATCTTCGATGGAACTCTGAGTTTTCCAGGAGCAGCAGA GCATTTAAGGATCTGATCAAGAAAGTGATGAGATGGAAGAAACATGGCAGGCGGAACAGCATGGAATCAACTAGCAG CAACCGTAAAGAGAAACTTCTCGAGTTCTTCAGCAAGTACGATACGACGCTAGACA TCTTCATTTTCCTCAGATTAGTAGTAGCTATCGAGATATGCTCGCACGAGGAGGTGTATGAACCGCTTATACCAGGGCTCAGAGGAAATTACAGTCTGGAAGAT TGGTGCATTCGGCGCGTCACTCCAGCTCGTCGGTTCACGGATCATGTTATGATGGTGGCCTTGGCCACAGCGCTTGAGGTGCCCCTCACGGTGGAGCGAGTCCGAGGAGGACATGATCCAGATATCTACACTGTTCCTGGAGTTCTCCGTCCGAGAGTGACCCTGCTGTACTCCGGAGATCACTACGGAATCATCTACCCACGTGCTCCTCCTGCTGAGAATTCAAGTCATCAGACTTCCTAG